From the genome of Aspergillus oryzae RIB40 DNA, chromosome 4:
ATGTGCTGACTATTAGATAGGACGCAACACAGGGAAACCTTGACTGTCCCTCTGTGTGCAAGAATGCCCATCGAGCGGACGGAAAGACTAGTGATGATGGTATGCCCGGGACTGCTTGCAATGCCGGTGGAAAGTACAAGTGTGCTTCGGCTTTTACGGCGTTGGATCGTACGCCTTGTTATAAGCAGTAGATtactttctttgctttgtttttgtgGGAGGAGGTGGCTTGTTGGGTTTGTATATAGGTTTTGATGGGGTAGCAATGGACTTTCTCCATATATGTGGAACGAAACACCTAGAGATTTTGGTGCTGTGCCTTAGTGAGAGGCATATCTTGATCTACGGTAGAGCGGCTATGTTCTGTCTATTGATGAAGCTAACTACTATAGATTTATATGAAGGGAACAGCATGTTAAAGTTTCAGAATCGGCGATTCAACGATATGGTAATGCCTATTGAGTAGTGCCCTACTATCAGCAGCAAAGATATCATTCATATAAAGAGCGAACAGAAGCGCAATTCGTAAATTAACCCGGGATTATTTTGCATACAAACCCTATGATCCACCTCACTCCGGCTGCTCCACTTAATTGCCTGCTTGGATGGACCTTGttccttggtcttggcaGTGCTTATTTCCTCGTCCCTGGCTGTGACCCTGTGCTTAGTGCTTACTAGTCAATGTATGGTTCCAGTGGTCGTATAGAATTTAAACCTGGCTATATATAAGGTTCTCATTGATTGGCGAGAAGCATACGTGAGAACCTTGTAtgtgtttgttgttttgtttgccTTAGCAGACATGTCTCTGTTGGGTTTAGCGTGTGTGCCTCAGTTAGGGACGAATGCAAACAAACCATATGGACTGGTGAACATGATGTCTCGCCGTGTAATAAGAACCATTGAAACTTCGATATAAGATGAATCATCGAGGATCTGACGCAATCTCCGATGAGGGATGCGTTGCCTTGACCACCACCCGTTTTCGTTTGGCTCATTTCCCCACGTCCGATTAATCTCCAACTGCATGCAGTCGGGTTACGATACGTGGATTTCCTGAACAGGAGATGATCGGAGGCATCGTTTCACCTCCTGCATTCTGGGTGACGACATCCCAACAGCGTCTCTGATTCAGCACACGATTTCTTATCTTTTCGATTCATCGCCACGCGCTGTAGATTCCGACAcattcttctcaccaccAATCTCAACCGCACTCCCTACTCCCATCCCTTGATCCATTTCAGTCAGAAGGACAACTTTTGCATCATGACAGTAAAAGCATACCACACACCCGCAGATGACTTCTCGCGATACGGAGGAGCTACAGCTCACCTCCCCAAGCTCGAAGTCAACGGTCTCCAACATGCGGGGCCCCCTCCGGGCCCAGGCGCCAAGTACACGCCTCCGCAGCCTGGACCCGCCCAGCCCTGGTACAACCCACGCGGCTGGTCACTGCGCACCAAACTCATCGCAGGCGTCGTAGGCGTTGCAGTAGTCGTGGCTGTCATTGTGGGAGCCGTCGAGGGCACAAAGGCTAATCGCTATCCGGACTATACGAAACTCAATTACCAGCTGGTAGATACGTATTCGGGAACAAACTTTCTCGACCGCTTTGACTATTACCATGGCGAGGACCCTACCGAGGGGTTTGTCCAGTACGTGCCCGTCACCCCTCTATATCATTTCGGATCTTGTACTCATTCGTAACGTTTAGATATGTGGATCAAGCGGCGGCAAATGCGCTGAATCTCACCTATGCGACCGATTCATCTGTCGTACTGAGGGTGGATACCTCGAATAAGAATGCAGTTAAGGGCCGACAGTCTGTGCGGCTGGAGTCAAAGACCGGGTACGATAATGGTCTGTTCGTCTTTGACATCCTTCATACGCCCTATGGCTGTGGTACGTGGCCAGCGTTGTGGTTGACGGATACATACAATTGGCCGGACAACGGAGAAATTGATGTCCTGGAGACGACCAATAATGCTCCCGAAGGCAATGCCGTCACATTGCACACAACACGTGGCTGCAATATGAACGTCAGGCGGAAGCAGACTGGTGATACGGTGTATACAACGTGCGACAACAGCACCAACGGCAACGCAGGGTGCGGCGTCCAAGGATCACCAGACAGCTATGGCGAGCCTTTTAACAACAACGGCGGAGGTGTAAGTTGAACTCCCTATATACCACGATCAAACCAGCTAACACACAGCAGGTCTACGCGCTGGAACTGCGAGACGCCGGCATCCGCGCCTGGATGTTCCCACGAGACTCCATCCCAGACGACATCACGAATTCAAGCAGCTCCCCAGACCCATCCACCTGGGGCACCGCGTTAGCTGACTTCCCCAACACCGACTGCGATATTCCATCGCATTTCCGCAATCAAAGCATCATTGCTAACATCGACCTGTGCGGTACGCTCGGCGCTCAGAAGCAGTTCTACACAGAACAATCTCATTGCCCGGGCACGTGCAATAATTTTGTCGCAACGAACCCATCGGCCTTTACAGAGGCTTACTGGGAATTCAAAAGTTTCAAAGTCTACCAGGCTCGGTAGACTTCTTCAACATTATTTATTATGGATAATGAGCCCCATATATATTTGGGGAGCATAATGTAATTGGTATGAACTAATGCCATATATGGGCGGCTTTCTGCAATCGTCACTTTGCTAACGCATGGCGATTTCAATAATTGTTAATTGTTATAATGCTTTGCTTTGCACATGTGCGCAGTCTTGGTATGTTGGGCTATCAATAGAATATTGCTAAGCTGTAGACGTGGAGGGAAATGCGGGCAGCTGGTTGCCAGTGGAGTAAATTTGCTATGTATGACTTTGCCCTATGCAGAATAGAGAGCTAGAAAAGCGAATTAAGGATCATGTCAGAAAACTAAATTATTCTCCATTGGTAGTGTACCGTTTACAACTATAAAAACATGGAAGAGGTGCACTGTTCAAATCTcagaatatatataaccaaAACAATATAGTATTCACCAGAACACACCACTAACCAAACCACTTAACAAATAGCTATATTAACCAGACCCAAACAGCACAATAAAAAACAGCCACTCAAAACATAAatacaaaacaaaagaatacATCGTAGCTGCAATATTAACTGAAGTACCAAAGTTCtgttgaaaggaaagcaaaaagaagtAAACTGGACTTGAGGGGAATTGAACCCCCGACTTCTCGCATGCGAAGCGAGCACTCTACCACTGAGTTACAAGCCCATCGTAACCTGACAGAATTTCTCCATTAATGAATTGTAATCAAAAGCTTGCACATATACGTTTCAATCCTGTACAATTTTGTTCACTGCAGAGACAATAACCATTCTGTAACTTGGAAGTTAGTAGCCTGTCTTTCATGTTGCTGTAAAACTGTAATGTGACAAGTATTAGTGATTGGAACTCCACTACAAGGTTCCCTCCTTGCCTTTCCCCTCTGATTTTCGTGTATAGAGGAGGCGTCGCATTCTTGATGTGGTGTCAGCTCGATACTTGCAATGGTGATTGTTTTTTGGCTTGCGGAGTGTGGACACTGGAGTGTCTTGGTCCTCACCTACTTGACGCTGTTGTCAGATAACATATTATAATGATACATATCACATTATAGTATAGCAAAGCTtcggaaaaaaaaaagagtataTAAGGAAAAGCCCAACTTGAAGATACCTCATAGTAGGTGAGAACAAGGAGGACTGACTAACTAGCAccagaaaaaaaacaaaaagaaatgcttccgatgcggggaatcgaaccccgagctgcTGTGTGAGAGACAGCGATGTTAACCATTACACCACATCGGATGATTGTTGAATTGTGTTGTGACTTAATGTTATACAAGCCAAAGATGCTTAGTCAGGGATGTCCACACACCGACGCATTGTCAGTGATCGCACTCTGTTATTCGCTTTGTTATCTCTAATAGTTATCGAGACATAATACATTCTATTGCGTTGTGAGCAACTTAACATCCATGATATCAACTCTTTCGCTCCCCAAGCGCTCCCCCACAGCTCCAAAACCTCATCCGGTACCTCCCATTTCGCTGTCCGCTCCAAATCTATATGACAACGTCTCTCCTCCTACCTCGCAGGCCGTGTCTCAGAATACGTGAAAACAATTTCAGGATTGTCCGTAAGATACATCGCCATACAAAATTCCAAGCGCAACAGCCTAGGCATCCGATTCATAGCCTCAGCCATAGACTTCATCAGTGCATTAAGCATCTCCGGGTCTGGCTCCGTCCTCCACTGGTGCCAAGGTTGCTGGCCATTAAGCATAGCCTGTCCCCACTCAGTCTCGTTAGTGCCTAATGGGAAACGACAGATCACAGAGCTGGGATTGCCCGTGTAATACCATCGACCATCGTAGGTTAGCATCGCCTCGTTGATACTAAAATCCTGTATATAGGGGAATGGTGCAGTTCCATTGAAGAGTGCAGGAGAAACAAGTCACAATCCTGTAAGGCTTATAGTTGCCAGGGGAGATGTTTCTGCTAGCTTCCTGATGGAGAGGTTTAATGAATCTCCATCTGGGTAGGCTGGGTCTTCGGTTTGGGTTTCATAGCTGTGGTTGAGGAGGACACTCTCTGTGAGGGAGAGGTATAGGGATCTCAGATTGCTTAAGGACGGCGAGTCCAGTGCTTTGGCGAGAGCTGAATGGTTAGTTGGACT
Proteins encoded in this window:
- a CDS encoding uncharacterized protein (predicted protein) — protein: MILYRYYPAPPPDPIRKATHHINSLSLSPRIPIPKRKPHPPKPVQSNPKTQSKMRIISIGLLLLASAFTAQACTYCQCEFEDGSHCCVYSDATQGNLDCPSVCKNAHRADGKTSDDGMPGTACNAGGKYKCASAFTALDRFDGVAMDFLHICGTKHLEILVLCLNLYEGNSMLKFQNRRFNDMVMPIE
- a CDS encoding glycoside hydrolase family 16 protein (predicted protein) is translated as MSLLGLACVPQLGTNANKPYGLDNFCIMTVKAYHTPADDFSRYGGATAHLPKLEVNGLQHAGPPPGPGAKYTPPQPGPAQPWYNPRGWSLRTKLIAGVVGVAVVVAVIVGAVEGTKANRYPDYTKLNYQLVDTYSGTNFLDRFDYYHGEDPTEGFVQYVDQAAANALNLTYATDSSVVLRVDTSNKNAVKGRQSVRLESKTGYDNGLFVFDILHTPYGCGTWPALWLTDTYNWPDNGEIDVLETTNNAPEGNAVTLHTTRGCNMNVRRKQTGDTVYTTCDNSTNGNAGCGVQGSPDSYGEPFNNNGGGVYALELRDAGIRAWMFPRDSIPDDITNSSSSPDPSTWGTALADFPNTDCDIPSHFRNQSIIANIDLCGTLGAQKQFYTEQSHCPGTCNNFVATNPSAFTEAYWEFKSFKVYQAR